A window of Primulina tabacum isolate GXHZ01 chromosome 4, ASM2559414v2, whole genome shotgun sequence contains these coding sequences:
- the LOC142542207 gene encoding uncharacterized protein LOC142542207 isoform X2 yields the protein MSMEVMMMKSCYLGPFLPRPFLKPPLLRKPLPIRLGAGIGGGGGLGGGGGGLGGGGGLGGGGGGLGGGGGLGGGSGGGLGGGAGLGHGGGLGGGIGHGGGLGGGAGLGGGAGGGLGHGGGLGGGIGHGGGIGGGGGLGGGGAGGIGHGGGLGGGAGGGLGGGGGFGVGIGKGGGLGGGIGHGGGLGGGAGGGLGGGTGQGGGLGGGAGGGIGKGGGGGLGGGAGGGPRRWYRSWWWIGWRWRSRWWCWWRTRRWIRWRFGWRGWFRWWWWRWTWWWRWIRRWCWWRWRSRRRWWFRW from the exons ATGTCAATGGAGGTTATGATGATGAAAAGTTGCTACCTAGGTCCTTTTCTGCCCAGGCCTTTCTTGAAGCCACCATTGTTGCGCAAACCTCTTCCTATAAGGCTTGGGGCTGGTATAGGTGGCGGAGGTGGGTTGGGTGGTGGCGGAGGTGGATTGGGTGGTGGGGGAGGTttgggtggtggtggtggtggtttgGGTGGTGGGGGAGGTTTGGGTGGTGGCAGTGGTGGTGGTTTGGGTGGTGGTGCTGGACTAGGACATGGCGGAGGTCTAGGTGGTGGTATTGGTCACGGAGGGGGGCTAGGTGGAGGTGCTGGTCTTGGAGGTGGAGCTGGTGGTGGACTTGGACATGGTGGCGGTCTAGGTGGTGGAATTGGTCATGGCGGGGGgatcggtggaggtggaggtttAGGAGGTGGAGGTGCTGGTGGGATTGGCCATGGTGGCGGACTAGGTGGAGGTGCTGGTGGTGGACtaggtggtggtggaggtttCGGTGTTGGGATTGGTAAAGGTGGTGGATTAGGTGGTGGGATTGGTCACGGCGGTGGACTTGGTGGTGGCGCAGGAGGTGGACTAGGTGGTGGTACAGGCCAAGGTGGCGGACTAGGTGGAGGTGCTGGTGGTGGAATTGGGAaaggtggtggtggag GACTCGGTGGTGGTGCAGGAGGTGGACCTAGGCGGTGGTATAGGTCATGGTGGTGGATTGGGTGGAGGTGGAGGTCTCGGTGGTGGTGCTGGTGGCGGACTAGGAGGTGGATCCGGTGGCGGTTTGGGTGGAGGGGGTGGTttaggtggtggtggtggaggtggacttggtggtggaggtggattCGGAGGTGGTgctggtggaggtggaggtctAGGAGGCGGTGGTGGTTTCGGTGGTGA
- the LOC142542207 gene encoding uncharacterized protein LOC142542207 isoform X1 codes for MSMEVMMMKSCYLGPFLPRPFLKPPLLRKPLPIRLGAGIGGGGGLGGGGGGLGGGGGLGGGGGGLGGGGGLGGGSGGGLGGGAGLGHGGGLGGGIGHGGGLGGGAGLGGGAGGGLGHGGGLGGGIGHGGGIGGGGGLGGGGAGGIGHGGGLGGGAGGGLGGGGGFGVGIGKGGGLGGGIGHGGGLGGGAGGGLGGGTGQGGGLGGGAGGGIGKGGGGGLGGGIGHGGGLGGGAGGGPRRWYRSWWWIGWRWRSRWWCWWRTRRWIRWRFGWRGWFRWWWWRWTWWWRWIRRWCWWRWRSRRRWWFRW; via the coding sequence ATGTCAATGGAGGTTATGATGATGAAAAGTTGCTACCTAGGTCCTTTTCTGCCCAGGCCTTTCTTGAAGCCACCATTGTTGCGCAAACCTCTTCCTATAAGGCTTGGGGCTGGTATAGGTGGCGGAGGTGGGTTGGGTGGTGGCGGAGGTGGATTGGGTGGTGGGGGAGGTttgggtggtggtggtggtggtttgGGTGGTGGGGGAGGTTTGGGTGGTGGCAGTGGTGGTGGTTTGGGTGGTGGTGCTGGACTAGGACATGGCGGAGGTCTAGGTGGTGGTATTGGTCACGGAGGGGGGCTAGGTGGAGGTGCTGGTCTTGGAGGTGGAGCTGGTGGTGGACTTGGACATGGTGGCGGTCTAGGTGGTGGAATTGGTCATGGCGGGGGgatcggtggaggtggaggtttAGGAGGTGGAGGTGCTGGTGGGATTGGCCATGGTGGCGGACTAGGTGGAGGTGCTGGTGGTGGACtaggtggtggtggaggtttCGGTGTTGGGATTGGTAAAGGTGGTGGATTAGGTGGTGGGATTGGTCACGGCGGTGGACTTGGTGGTGGCGCAGGAGGTGGACTAGGTGGTGGTACAGGCCAAGGTGGCGGACTAGGTGGAGGTGCTGGTGGTGGAATTGGGAaaggtggtggtggaggtttAGGTGGTGGGATTGGTCACGGTGGAGGACTCGGTGGTGGTGCAGGAGGTGGACCTAGGCGGTGGTATAGGTCATGGTGGTGGATTGGGTGGAGGTGGAGGTCTCGGTGGTGGTGCTGGTGGCGGACTAGGAGGTGGATCCGGTGGCGGTTTGGGTGGAGGGGGTGGTttaggtggtggtggtggaggtggacttggtggtggaggtggattCGGAGGTGGTgctggtggaggtggaggtctAGGAGGCGGTGGTGGTTTCGGTGGTGA
- the LOC142541387 gene encoding small ubiquitin-related modifier 2-like → MGGNENQKLPLENPHDRRVKLCFKAQDGTEAYYKFNADTKLQKLLVSYCKENSLEYKDLRFLYQGKRLAANRTPAELDMHDEDEIDVMLHQHGGG, encoded by the exons ATGGGTGGAAATGAGAATCAGAAGCTGCCTCTGGAGAATCCACACGACCGTCGGGTTAAGCTTTGTTTCAAGGCTCAG GATGGAACCGAAGCGTATTACAAATTCAATGCCGACACCAAATTGCAAAAACTATTGGTTAGTTACTGCAAAGAAAATAGTTTGGAGTATAAAGATTTGAGGTTCCTGTACCAAGGCAAGAGACTCGCTGCTAACCGAACTCCTGCCGAG CTTGACATGCACGATGAAGACGAAATCGATGTAATGCTCCATCAGCATGGAGGAGGGTGA
- the LOC142542207 gene encoding uncharacterized protein LOC142542207 isoform X4: MSMEVMMMKSCYLGPFLPRPFLKPPLLRKPLPIRLGAGIGGGGGLGGGGGGLGGGGGLGGGGGGLGGGGGLGGGSGGGLGGGAGLGHGGGLGGGIGHGGGLGGGAGLGGGAGGGLGHGGGLGGGIGHGGGIGGGGGLGGGGAGGIGHGGGLGGGAGGGLGGGTGQGGGLGGGAGGGIGKGGGGGLGGGIGHGGGLGGGAGGGPRRWYRSWWWIGWRWRSRWWCWWRTRRWIRWRFGWRGWFRWWWWRWTWWWRWIRRWCWWRWRSRRRWWFRW; the protein is encoded by the exons ATGTCAATGGAGGTTATGATGATGAAAAGTTGCTACCTAGGTCCTTTTCTGCCCAGGCCTTTCTTGAAGCCACCATTGTTGCGCAAACCTCTTCCTATAAGGCTTGGGGCTGGTATAGGTGGCGGAGGTGGGTTGGGTGGTGGCGGAGGTGGATTGGGTGGTGGGGGAGGTttgggtggtggtggtggtggtttgGGTGGTGGGGGAGGTTTGGGTGGTGGCAGTGGTGGTGGTTTGGGTGGTGGTGCTGGACTAGGACATGGCGGAGGTCTAGGTGGTGGTATTGGTCACGGAGGGGGGCTAGGTGGAGGTGCTGGTCTTGGAGGTGGAGCTGGTGGTGGACTTGGACATGGTGGCGGTCTAGGTGGTGGAATTGGTCATGGCGGGGGgatcggtggaggtggaggtttAGGAGGTGGAGGTGCTGGTGGGATTGGCCATGGTGGCGGACTAGGTGGAGGTGCTGGTG GTGGACTAGGTGGTGGTACAGGCCAAGGTGGCGGACTAGGTGGAGGTGCTGGTGGTGGAATTGGGAaaggtggtggtggaggtttAGGTGGTGGGATTGGTCACGGTGGAGGACTCGGTGGTGGTGCAGGAGGTGGACCTAGGCGGTGGTATAGGTCATGGTGGTGGATTGGGTGGAGGTGGAGGTCTCGGTGGTGGTGCTGGTGGCGGACTAGGAGGTGGATCCGGTGGCGGTTTGGGTGGAGGGGGTGGTttaggtggtggtggtggaggtggacttggtggtggaggtggattCGGAGGTGGTgctggtggaggtggaggtctAGGAGGCGGTGGTGGTTTCGGTGGTGA
- the LOC142541314 gene encoding PLASMODESMATA CALLOSE-BINDING PROTEIN 2-like: MAVAVFKAVLLLLLVCSSTEYSAAATWCVAKSDASDQALQVALDYACGGGADCAPLQSSGLCYLLNTVQAHASYAFNSYYQRKGSAPVSCSFAGTAFIAQTDPSSYLLTYEQSHIHLLVAYVYICIDSLWV; the protein is encoded by the coding sequence ATGGCGGTAGCTGTGTTTAAAGCGGTGCTTCTGCTGCTGTTAGTGTGCAGCTCCACCGAATACTCTGCGGCAGCGACATGGTGTGTAGCGAAGAGTGACGCCAGCGATCAGGCTTTGCAAGTTGCTCTTGATTATGCATGTGGAGGTGGTGCTGATTGTGCTCCACTCCAATCTTCTGGCCTTTGTTATCTGCTAAACACGGTGCAAGCTCATGCCTCGTATGCCTTTAACAGTTATTACCAGCGAAAGGGGAGCGCCCCTGTTTCTTGTTCTTTTGCCGGCACTGCCTTCATAGCTCAAACCGACCCAAGTTCGTATCTTTTGACATACGAACAAAGTCACATACATTTATTGGTTGCCTATGTTTATATCTGCATTGATTCCTTATGGGTTTGA
- the LOC142542210 gene encoding ER lumen protein-retaining receptor-like: protein MNLFRLAGDMTHLASVLVLLLKIHTIKSCAGISLKTQELYAIVFATRYLDLFVDFISLYNTLMKLIFLGSSFSIVWYIRKHKIVRRSYDKDQDTFRHYFLLLPCFLLALIIHEKFTFREVFWAFSLYLEAVAILPQLVLLQRTRNIDNLTGQYVVLLGAYRGLYILNWIYRYFTEPHYTHWITWVSGIVQTLLYADFFYYYFQSWKNNVKLELPA from the exons ATGAATTTATTTAGGTTAGCTGGAGACATGACCCATTTGGCCAGTGTCCTTGTTTTACTCCTCAAGATTCACACTATTAAATCTTGTGCGG GCATTTCTCTGAAGACTCAGGAGCTCTATGCTATTGTGTTTGCTACTCGCTACTTGGATCTCTTTGTAGACTTCATCTCACTCTATAACACGCTAATGAAGTTAATATTTTTGGGAAGCTCTTTTTCAATTGTTTGGTACATAAGGAAGCACAAGATCGTTCGCAGATCCTATGACAAAGACCAGGATACTTTTCGTCATTATTTCCTTCTGCTGCCCTGTTTTTTACTAGCTCTGATAATACATGAAAAATTTACTTTCAGAGAG GTATTTTGGGCATTTTCCTTGTACCTGGAAGCTGTTGCTATTCTTCCTCAGCTAGTCTTGCTGCAGAGAACAAGAAATATCGACAACTTGACTGGACAATATGTTGTTCTTTTGGG AGCCTACCGAGGATTGTACATTTTGAACTGGATTTATCGCTACTTCACCGAACCACATTATACACACTGGATAA CTTGGGTCTCAGGAATTGTTCAGACACTACTATATGCTGATTTCTTCTACTACTATTTCCAAAG CTGGAAAAACAACGTAAAGCTCGAATTACCTGCTTGA
- the LOC142542209 gene encoding uncharacterized protein LOC142542209, which translates to MVHFVKLRSFSWLLPEGCWSVLKCFLLFCCLISITNANLGDNILEREDLYSATVLVEARAMPEFPLSANRPLSWEPHRKHPNPYVAPAQSPGYDHFVISAPHSSSRLSKPSMEKSGSVPASTSLPAPHLLEVAPTQAEPNTMPTGLSQPPLSPSISNCCGPDTVLKRESRGCHCVYPLKLDILLLNVSSNPNWNLVLDQFASQLGLLVSQIDLINFYMVSVSGLNISMDITPHTGISFSVSEVTKINSSLLMHKVHLDPALVGDYRLLNMTWFKPAVSFQAPLSAASPVVAPPNRPSAPAAVNTNRDKPPSLVLVIGIGALILIIAVISMVIVCLCISQKEKNVEPPKETVKQRTLETILAGVSLRHPTSARILAYDELKEATNNFASASILGEGGFGRVFKGVLSDGTPVAIKKLSSGGQQGDKEFLVEVEMLSRLHHRNLVKLVGYYSNRDSSQNLLCYELVSNGSLEAWLHGPLGLNCPLDWDTRMKIALDAARGLAYLHEDSQPCVIHRDFKASNILLENNFHAKVSDFGLAKQAPEGRANYLSTRVMGTFGYVAPEYAMTGHLLVKSDVYSYGVVLLELLTGRKPVDMSQPTGQENLVTWTRPILRDKDRLEELADPKLDSKYPKEDFIRVCTIAAACVAPEANQRPTMGEVVQSLKMVQRITEHQHSAIANSNNVPNLRQSSTTFESDGASSMFSSGHYSGLSVLDNENISRTAVFSEDLQEGR; encoded by the exons ATGGTGCACTTCGTGAAATTGCGGTCCTTTTCCT GGTTGCTACCAGAGGGCTGTTGGTCTGTCCTTAAATGTTTTCTTCTCTTTTGCTGTTTGATATCCATCACCAATGCAAATTTAGGAGATAATATATTAGAAAGAGAAGATTTGTATTCAGCCACAGTTCTTGTGGAAGCACGAGCTATGCCTGAGTTTCCACTATCTGCCAATAGACCTCTATCCTGGGAACCTCATCGAAAACATCCCAATCCTTATGTTGCACCTGCTCAGTCGCCTGGCTATGATCATTTTGTGATTTCTGCTCCCCATTCTAGTTCTCGTCTGTCCAAACCATCAATGGAAAAGAGTGGATCAGTGCCTGCCAGCACTAGCCTTCCAGCTCCTCACCTGTTAGAGGTTGCGCCAACTCAAGCTGAACCTAATACTATGCCCACCGGCTTATCTCAGCCTCCACTTTCTCCAAGCATCTCTA ATTGTTGTGGACCAGACACAGTACTAAAACGGGAGAGCCGGGGGTGCCACTGTGTTTATCCATTAAAGCTTGATATTCTATTGTTGAATGTCTCTTCTAACCCCAATTGGAATCTTGTTCTAGATCAGTTTGCTTCTCAACTTGGTTTGTTGGTTTCACAGATTGACCTTATCAACTTTTATATGGTCAGCGTATCTGGCCTTAATATATCGATGGATATCACTCCACACACTGGTATCAGTTTTTCTGTTAGTGAAGTTACTAAAATAAACTCCTCACTGTTGATGCACAAGGTCCATTTAGATCCTGCTTTAGTGGGCGATTATCGGCTTCTTAATATGACATGGTTCAAACCCGCGGTTTCTTTTCAAG CTCCGCTATCTGCTGCATCTCCAGTCGTAGCACCACCTAACCGTCCATCAGCTCCTGCAGCCGTCAATACAAACAGAGATAAACCGCCAAGCTTAGTTCTTGTCATCGGAATTGGAGCTCTAATCCTGATTATTGCTGTCATCTCTATGGTTATAGTTTGCTTGTGCATATCTCAGAAAGAGAAGAATGTGGAACCTCCTAAAGAAACAG TAAAACAAAGGACTCTGGAAACAATTCTGGCTGGGGTATCTCTTCGCCATCCAACAAGTGCTCGGATTCTCGCATATGATGAACTAAAAGAGGCCACCAATAACTTTGCTTCTGCTAGTATCCTTGGGGAGGGTGGCTTTGGAAGGGTTTTCAAGGGTGTCTTAAGTGATGGCACACCTGTAGCCATAAAGAAGCTTAGTAGTGGCGGACAACAAGGGGATAAAGAGTTCTTAGTTGAGGTCGAGATGCTTAGTAGACTGCATCACCGTAACTTGGTAAAACTTGTTGGTTACTACAGTAATCGAGACTCCTCTCAAAACCTACTTTGTTACGAGCTAGTTTCAAATGGAAGTCTTGAGGCATGGCTCCATG GACCCTTGGGATTAAATTGCCCACTtgattgggatactagaatgaAAATTGCTCTTGATGCTGCTAGAGGGCTTGCATACTTGCACGAGGACTCTCAACCTTGCGTAATTCATAGAGATTTCAAGGCATCAAATATATTACTTGAGAACAACTTCCATGCTAAAGTTTCTGATTTTGGCCTTGCAAAACAGGCTCCTGAGGGTCGGGCTAACTACCTTTCCACCCGTGTTATGGGAACTTTTGG TTATGTCGCGCCTGAGTATGCCATGACTGGTCACCTTTTGGTAAAGAGTGATGTTTACAGTTACGGAGTGGTTCTTCTTGAACTGCTGACTGGGAGAAAGCCTGTAGATATGTCGCAACCCACTGGCCAAGAGAACCTTGTGACATGG ACGAGGCCAATACTGAGAGATAAGGATCGACTGGAAGAACTTGCTGATCCAAAACTTGATAGTAAGTACCCAAAGGAGGATTTTATTCGGGTTTGCACCATTGCAGCTGCTTGTGTAGCCCCTGAGGCTAACCAACGGCCAACAATGGGTGAAGTGGTACAATCCCTCAAAATGGTGCAACGAATTACTGAACATCAGCATTCTGCCATAGCAAATTCCAATAACGTACCCAATCTTAGGCAGTCATCTACGACCTTCGAATCTGATGGGGCGTCATCAATGTTTTCGTCTGGTCATTACTCAGGTTTGAGTGTCTTGGATAACGAAAATATATCTAGAACTGCTGTGTTTTCTGAAGATCTTCAGGAGGGTCGATGA
- the LOC142542207 gene encoding uncharacterized protein LOC142542207 isoform X3 produces MSMEVMMMKSCYLGPFLPRPFLKPPLLRKPLPIRLGAGIGGGGGLGGGGGGLGGGGGLGGGGGGLGGGGGLGGGSGGGLGGGAGLGHGGGLGGGIGHGGGLGGGAGLGGGAGGGLGHGGGLGGGIGHGGGIGGGGGLGGGGAGGIGHGGGLGGGAGGGLGGGGGFGVGIGKGGGLGGGIGHGGGLGGGAGGGLGGGAGGGIGKGGGGGLGGGIGHGGGLGGGAGGGPRRWYRSWWWIGWRWRSRWWCWWRTRRWIRWRFGWRGWFRWWWWRWTWWWRWIRRWCWWRWRSRRRWWFRW; encoded by the exons ATGTCAATGGAGGTTATGATGATGAAAAGTTGCTACCTAGGTCCTTTTCTGCCCAGGCCTTTCTTGAAGCCACCATTGTTGCGCAAACCTCTTCCTATAAGGCTTGGGGCTGGTATAGGTGGCGGAGGTGGGTTGGGTGGTGGCGGAGGTGGATTGGGTGGTGGGGGAGGTttgggtggtggtggtggtggtttgGGTGGTGGGGGAGGTTTGGGTGGTGGCAGTGGTGGTGGTTTGGGTGGTGGTGCTGGACTAGGACATGGCGGAGGTCTAGGTGGTGGTATTGGTCACGGAGGGGGGCTAGGTGGAGGTGCTGGTCTTGGAGGTGGAGCTGGTGGTGGACTTGGACATGGTGGCGGTCTAGGTGGTGGAATTGGTCATGGCGGGGGgatcggtggaggtggaggtttAGGAGGTGGAGGTGCTGGTGGGATTGGCCATGGTGGCGGACTAGGTGGAGGTGCTGGTGGTGGACtaggtggtggtggaggtttCGGTGTTGGGATTGGTAAAGGTGGTGGATTAGGTGGTGGGATTGGTCACGGCGGTGGACTTGGTGGTGGCGCAGGAGGTGGACTAG GTGGAGGTGCTGGTGGTGGAATTGGGAaaggtggtggtggaggtttAGGTGGTGGGATTGGTCACGGTGGAGGACTCGGTGGTGGTGCAGGAGGTGGACCTAGGCGGTGGTATAGGTCATGGTGGTGGATTGGGTGGAGGTGGAGGTCTCGGTGGTGGTGCTGGTGGCGGACTAGGAGGTGGATCCGGTGGCGGTTTGGGTGGAGGGGGTGGTttaggtggtggtggtggaggtggacttggtggtggaggtggattCGGAGGTGGTgctggtggaggtggaggtctAGGAGGCGGTGGTGGTTTCGGTGGTGA